A window of Mustela erminea isolate mMusErm1 chromosome 19, mMusErm1.Pri, whole genome shotgun sequence genomic DNA:
CTCAGACTTGCCTCCTGTGCTGAATCCTGCTGGTTCACTTTGATAACAAACGTAAAAATGCTAATTATCAAAAGAAACCCACAGGCTCTGGCTGACAGCAGAGTGTAGTGAATCACGCCAAGAACAGATACGGCAGTCACACATGCTTGGTTGGGTTCAAATCCAGGTCCCAGCTCTGCGATCTCGGCCACGTAATCTTACCTCCCTGAGCCTGGGGTTTCCCGTCTGTAAAGTGTGGACAGCAGCAGCCCCTAGccgggagggtgggtggggaggctcCATGAGGGACTGCACCCCTCTTGGGGAAAGGAAGGACAATGCACAGTCCCGTGATAATGTGTGGGCGCCGTGGGCCCCACAGGACATACTTGCCGTGGTTCTTTGGTGCCTCAGGTTCTGGGATAGCTTCCTGACTCTAAGCCAATGGGCCCTCTGGCCCTGGAAAATTCCAATTTACACCCATCGGAAGATGGTTCAGAGAAGGGATCCAAGGCAGCTGGAGCCAAAATGATGCAATGTCCCCAAACGCCTGAGATCCTTGCTGTACGCTGTGGCCCCACACCTGCCGCTTTGGCTTTGCcgagagcttgttagaaatgcagccccccccccccccccccccccccccggcagcCAGGGTCTGCTGAGCCAAGGTCTCCCAGGACGCTCACTCACACAGTGGAATTTCAGGAGCTCTGCTTTAGGGGACACACTCTTATCTCTTCAGCCAGGGTGAcaaagggaggaggggctgaggctACCGGACAGTCGGAACCTCCACTGTCATTCCCACTACCTGGGCAGCTGACACCCACCCACTGCTCCATCCTCACACTTCGATGAGAGATGGCTACCGTTATCAGCCTGTTTCCCATGGAACAGCCCTtccacagagacaggaagacacCTGCCTGACGTCCCACAGCACAGGTGGCAGTTTTGCATCCAGAACTTTTCCGGGAGGGGTCTGCTGGGGCTCCAAGGCAggttgaaaggaaaggaaagccagagctggggctggggagggaaggtgcAGCTCCCCTCTGCTGCCGTGGGCGTTCGCCCGGCCCAGGCGTGGAGCCAGCCTGTCCCCTGCCTGCCATCTGTCCCACCATCTGGCTGCCGGTGGGCAACAGGGGCGAGGGTGCAGGCAGGGCCGGACTCACCTTTGTCCACCACCTCAAGGTGGATCTTTTTGACGACGCTGGTGTTGTGCTCGTAGTTCTCAAAGAAGAGCAGGCGGTAGACGTGGCATTCGTAATCGCCGGAGTGGTTGTAGGTGACGTTGGTGATGAAGATGGACAGGTCCTGCAGGTCCTTGGTGCCCCGGCTGCCGTTCCACACCACCCGGCCCTCAAAACGCTCATCCTCCTCCAGCTGTAGGACCTCGTTCTCATAGCGCAGGATCTGGGGGGCAGCCGAGCTGGTCACTGTCTGCgcccgtcccctccccccaccctcgccCAGCCCATTCTGTCCCTCACCCTGACACTCAGAGAGACAGCGGACACACAGGTGAGCACCATGACCCCGGGCATGGAGGGCACAGTGGGGTGAGGATGGTGCCCTGGCCTGCCCCTGACCCTGACTGTGTCCCTGGGCCAGGCACGCACACTCATGTACATATTCCTCAGGCattccccaaccccaaccccagccctCTTTCAGCCTTCCTGGCTTTCACTCTCACCAGGCACACCCCTCAGCCAGGCAGAGAGGAGTCCAATCTCAGCCACAGCAGACCCCACTGCTCTGGGAGGCGCTGTGAGTCTGCGGAGCCTCCTCAATGTGTAGATCAAAATACATATAATCAAAGGAAGGCGGGAAAGTTCTGCATCTTTCATGATGACTACCGGAGACGGCCTTACTGGTACTGAATCTTTGTGCCACCGTGTGCCAGGGCAACAACCGGATCAACCCTCACCCAAGCCTATGAGCTAGAGCCCACCGCCACCCCGTCTTTacacagaaggaaactgaggctcagagaggccccATGCCTGGCCCAAGGGCAGCAGCCAAACAGGGGTGGAGCTCGAATCTGAATCCGGGTCATCACAAACAGCACATTATCGGAAATGagcaaacaccaccaccaccccccccccccacccccggcatgCTGCCTGCCACCATGTCCCGCACAGAGGCCCGCCGCCCTGCACCTgtgcccaccacccccccacacacacacaccttgacGAACTCCTCAGTGCCCTTCTGGCGGAAGGTCCACTCCGTGAAGGTCTCAGCGGTGGTCTCGCTGCGTCGCTTGCAGGAGATGCACAGAATTTTGAAGGTCATTCCGTACACGGCCTCGGTCTCTGAGTCCACCTCCACGCAGCCCCCCCAGGCTGAGGACACTGCAGGGACAGCAGGCTCAGGTGGAACAGGGGCGCCCAGCACCCAATGCCAGGCTTGCTGGCTCTTGGCTCTCCGGCCTCTCGGAAACCATCTGTTTCCCCTCGATAATGAATACGAACGGACAGAACCAGACgctcagcctggcccctgccaCTTGCTGTGTGCCCTTGGCGAGTCCCTCATcacctctggcctcagtttcccgcAAACGGTCATCTCTGCTTGGAGGGGTTGCTCGGCAGATTCCACCAGTGAGGTAAAGCCCCAGCAGGGGGCCTGCCACGCAAgaagccccccacccacccaaacaACATAGGGCTGTCGCTGTGGGAAGTAACTCAGAATCTCTGCTCTGTATCCAAGTAGACACCCATGTACCCCTTCTTAGGAAGTCCCCCTGCCCATAGTACCGCAGCATTTAGGTGGTGGAACTAGAATTCCAGATGCGTTAGAAGTTCAAGGGGGACCGAGTCATTTCCCTAGCCCCAGAgaaggggttgggagaaggcaAGGCCTCAGAGGGGTCACGGGGGGAGCTGGAACCAGGGCAGCCCCACACTCCAACCCAGCTCTCCAGTTCCCCAACCCCTACCCAGCTTCTCTGGCCCCTGTCGCCCTGCCCCCAGGCTCCTCAGCTCCAAACCCCTCTCCCACGTCCTGTCGCCCTGCCCCCAGGCTCCTCAGCTCCAAACCCCTCTCCCACGTCCTATCAGCTTCTTGAAACACACTGAGCTCTTTGCAGCCTCAGGGACTTTGCACCCCCCACTGGATTCCAGTCCCCTTGGGTGCCTCCTCCGTATTCtcacctgcctccctcttcctcagccccagCGCTCACCAGATAATGCTGAGCCTCTCTGGCTCCAGCTCCGGGTCTGTTTCCGTGTCCCCcgagtctctccctctgtgaaTCTTGGGAACTCCTTGTCTTCCTCCGCTGCTCTTTCTAACTCCTTGAACACCTCTGTGTCTCCCTTACTTTATATCCCTTACGGAGTCTGTTATCACTTTGTGTCCTCTTTCCAGGCTCCGTCGGCCTCTCCCGgtctctctctccacctttccCTGTCCCTTTTAAACTCCACCTCTGCCAGTGTCTACCTGTGTCTCcgtctctcctgcctctctcaaGTTTGTCTCTCCGGTGCTCCCATTCCTAACTCGCTTCTCGGCCTCTCTCTGGCACACTCTACAACCTTCTCGGTCTCCTTCTCCCCCGTTATTCCCGACTCCCAGTCTTGGCGGAGCGCTCCGGAGTACTCCGAGTCGCTGCGCCTCTCGCGCCTTCCCTTGCGTCCccatctctccctgtctctcgGTCTCCCCCGTCCCAGTCTCCGGGCGccgccttcccccaccccctcccgcgGCTGTGGGTGTCACATTGCAGCCTGCGGGGCTCCGGGAGCAGCTGACTCCGCGTTTCCTCGCCCCCGGCTGGGCGCCCGCAGCCGCCGAGCTGTGCCAGCCCGGCCCCCGCCCGCGCTCGCCCACCCGCACCTCCaccgccctcccccgccccgctccccgcGCTCACAACTTCGGAAGCGGACTTAGCCGGGCCGGGGAGTGGGCCGCGGAGGGGGGGGGCAGCCCTCCGCCCGCCGTCCCGGGTCCCACGCGCTCACCCCACCGCCGGGCCGCTGCCCGGGCCGTGCCCCACGCCGCGCACTTCCCCGCCCCGCGCACTCACCCAGTGCCGCGCCGACCACCAAGGCCAGCAGTGTCCCCATGGCTGCGCGGCGCCCGCTGCGCCCCCCTCCCGGGCCGCCGGTATTAATAGCGGGGCAAGAGGCAGCGGGCCCGGGCGGTGGTTAGAATGTCCCCGGGAGCGCGCGGGCGCAGCAGCTGCGGCTCTGGGACCGGcgagggggggcagagggggggCGCGGCCCCCCCGCTCCGGTTACCGCCGGGGGCCCAGCCCCGGGGCCCGGCGTCCGGGCATCCCCGCCGCGCGGGCGGCGGCCGCTGCTCGGGCTGCTGCGCTGGCGCGCGCAGCCGGGCGCATTCGCCAGGTGCACCGACCCCGGCCCCGCTCCGGCTCGGGCGCGCTGGGGCGCGGGCCGCGGTCTCCTGCGCActgcagcggcggcggcggcggcggcggcggcggcggcctggggagggaggagggagcgggAGGGGGCGGGATGAATCACCGCGGGGGGAGGGCGCGGCCGCCCAGCCTTTGCCGCAGCGGCCCAGGAGGCGCCCGCTGCACCGGTCTCTCCGGGTGGCGCAGGGGCCGCGGCTTTTGGGCATGGGCGGATGGCCTGGGTGTCCCTGACCCCTCCCGAC
This region includes:
- the SCN1B gene encoding sodium channel subunit beta-1 isoform X1, which gives rise to MGTLLALVVGAALVSSAWGGCVEVDSETEAVYGMTFKILCISCKRRSETTAETFTEWTFRQKGTEEFVKILRYENEVLQLEEDERFEGRVVWNGSRGTKDLQDLSIFITNVTYNHSGDYECHVYRLLFFENYEHNTSVVKKIHLEVVDKANRDMASIVSEIMMYVLIVVLTIWLVAEMVYCYKKIAAATEAAAQENASEYLAITSESKENCTGVQVAE
- the SCN1B gene encoding sodium channel subunit beta-1 isoform X2, which gives rise to MTFKILCISCKRRSETTAETFTEWTFRQKGTEEFVKILRYENEVLQLEEDERFEGRVVWNGSRGTKDLQDLSIFITNVTYNHSGDYECHVYRLLFFENYEHNTSVVKKIHLEVVDKANRDMASIVSEIMMYVLIVVLTIWLVAEMVYCYKKIAAATEAAAQENASEYLAITSESKENCTGVQVAE